The genome window gtgaggtgtgtgtggggtgtgaggtaggggggggtgtgtgtgtgtgtgggggtggggggtgtgaggtgtgtgaggtagggtgtgtgtgtgtgggggggtgtgtgtgtggggggtgtgtgtgtggggggtggggtgggggtgtgtgtttgtgggggggtggggggtgggtgtgtgtgtgtgtgtgggggtgggggtgtgtgtgtgtggggtggggtgggggggtgtgtgtgggggtgggtgtgtgtgtgtgtgtgggggtgggggtgtgtgtgtgtgggggtgggggtgtgtgtgtgtggggtgaggtgtgggagtgggggtgtgtgtgtgtgtggggggggtggggtgggtgtgtgtgggggggtgggggtgggtgtgtgtgtgggggtgggggtgggtgtgtgtgggggtgtgtggggtgggggtgggggtgtgtgtgtggggggggtgtggggtgtggggtgaggtgtgggagtgggggtgtggggtggggggtgtgtgtgtgtggggtgggggtgggggtgtgtgtgtgaggtgtgtgtgtgtgtgtgtggggtggggtgggggggtgtggggtgggtgtgtgtgggggggtgtgggggtgggggtgtgtgtgtggggggggtgtggggtgggtgtgtgtgtgtgtgtgggggtgggggtgtggggtgaggtgtgggagtgggggtgtgaggtggggggtgtgtgtgtgtggggtgggggtgggggtgtgtgtgtgaggtgtgtgtgtgtgtgtgtggggtggggtgggggggtgtgtgaggtggggggtgtgtgtgtgtggggtgggggtgggggtgtgtgaggtGGGGGGTGTGGGCGTGCTGATTCGTGGGTTGAATCACTTTCCCAGGACTGTTCCTTTCGAGCGTGTTTACACTCTGGTAGCTGCGGTTGAGCTTACAGCCCGTTTACATCGCTTGGCTCCTGCCCGGCTGGCATGGTTCTGCCCACAAGGAGTTAAAAACATCAATGGTTTAAGGTTGGGAGGAGAATCCCTGCTCTGACAGCATTTGAAGTCAGTTAGATTTAACTGGAGGATTTACACTGGGGAGGGTCTCACCTCCAGGCACACTCATTGTGGAGGGTCCGGAGTGAGCTCGGAGTGGGCGAGGGTCGGGAGTGAGCTTGGAGTGGGCGGGGGTCGGGAATGAGCTCGGTGGTGGGCTGTGGTCCGGAGTGAgctcgggggtgggtggggtccgGAGTGAGCTCGGGGGTGGGCGGGGTCTGGAGTGAGCTCGGTCCGGACTGAgctcggggtgggtgggggtccgGAGCGAGCTCGGGGGTGGGCGGGGTCCAGAGTGAGCTCGGAGTGGGCGGGGGTCGGGAGTGAGCTCGGTGGTGGGCTGGGGTCTGGAGTGAGCTCGGGGGTGGGCGCGGTCCGGAGTGAGCTCGGGGGTGGGCGCGGTCCGGAGTGAGCTCGGAGTGGGCGGGGATCGGGAGTGAGCTCGGTGGTGGGCTGGGGTCCGGAGTGAGCTCGGGGGTGGGCGGGGTCCGGAGTGAGCTCGGCGGTGGGTGGGGGTCGGGAGTGAGCTCGGTGGTGGGCGGGGGTCCGGAGTGAGCTCGGGGGTGGGCGGGGGTCCGGAGTGAGCTCGGGGTGGGCGGGGGTCCGGAGCGAGCTCGGGGGTGGGCGGGGTCCGGAGCGAGCTCGGAGTGGGCGGGGGTCGGGAGTGAGCTCGGTGTTGGGCTGGGGTCCGGAGTGAGCTCGGGGGTGGGCGGGGCCCGGAGTGAGCTCGGAGTGGGCGGGGGTCGGGAGTGAGCTCGGTGTTGGGCGGGGCCCGGAGTGAGCTCGGGGGTGGGCGGGGTCCGGAGTGAGCTCGGGGGTGGGCGGGGGTCCGGAGCGAGCTCGGGGGTGGGCGGGGCCCGGAGTGAGCTCGGAGTGGGCGGGGGTCGGGAGTGAGCTTGGTGTTGGGCGGGGGTCCGGAGTGAGCTCGGGGGTGGGCGGGGGTCGGGAGTGAGCTCGGGGGTGGGCGGGGTCCGGAGTGAGCTCGGGGGTGGGCGGGGGTCCGGAGCGAGCTCGGCGGTGGGCGGGGTCCGGAGCGAGCTCGGTGGTGGGCGGGGTCCGGAGTGAGCTCGGGGGTGGGCGGGGTCCGGAGTGAGCTCGGGGTGGGCGGGGGTCGGGAGTGAGCTCGGGGGTGGGCGGGGGTCGGGAGTGAGCTCGGGGGTGGGCGGGGCCCGGAGTGAGCTCGGGGGTGGGCGGGGGTCCGGAGCGAGCTCGGCGGTGGGCGGGGTCCGGAGCGAGCTCGGAGTGGGCGGGGGTCGGGAGTGAGCTCGGGGGTGGGCGGGGCCCGGAGTGAGCTCGGTGGTGGGCGGGGGTCCGGAGTGAgctcggggagggtgggggtccgcaatgagaaagggtttgtAGAGGCGCAAAGTTAGTATTTTCATGGAGTATCCGGACAGCTTCTGATACCGTGCCAAGTCCATGAACCTATCCCGAACTACCACTTTCTAACGTTACTTTGTACCTGCTTCATTGAGTTAACAGCGGCAATAAATTTTATTCGAGTTCTTGAATGTTTAAAGTAGAAACGACCAAACATGACACTTGCCTGACGTTGCAAACGTTTTACCAAAATCAATATAATTAAGAATGTTGCAATATTATTGATGAGAAGGTGGAATCATCCCCCTAATTGTGAGATTCATCATTACAGTAAGTGACAAAAGTTAAGTTGCAGCATTGACTTTGGATCCAGTAAACTGGCATCTACATGCAAGAATTGCTGGATTTCAAACTGGGTATCTTCGAGGATGTGCTCCACATAAATGGTCCCTCCCACTGAGTGCTTACATGAAGATGTGCGTTAACATAAGGATAAGAGCAAATGTAAAATGGAATAAAACCAGAGGGTGAATAGTTAATCCCAAATGTTCATCAAGAGTCTGAGAGTAATCGATCAGGCAACTGAGAGGATGCTGTACAGGCATCCAGTCAGTCAGGATAGGCCACTGAACACACGGTGAAGACGACAAAGGCTCATCCCATTTACACTCTCATCACAAACCTCACTCGAAACCTTTCGCTGGCACAAGTGGTTTAAAATTAAATGAAAGGTGCGGCTTCTCCACACTCCTCTGTGTCACCATCACTACCGCCCGTCCCACTGGGGATTGAAGTATGAGCAACACCACTCAATGGCAAGGCAATGGCTGCAGGGGAACAGGCAGCTCCCACGCAATTCAACGGAGGATTGAAAACAGAAAAATTACTTTTCAAACACCACAGATGTATTGAgcgaaaaaaaaaaccccaaaacacAAAAAGAACGATTGTAATCGGAAAACCAGAGGTTTGGAGACTGGGTGTTACTGACAAATTTCCTCTTTATTGAAGAGCTACACACGAATATTCCATCATCTGTAAAAGAGACCGGCCACATTGAACAGACACCAGCAagaaatgaataaataaataaagtagAAACGCCTCTGCCGTGGACGGCTGCCATTTTCCTACAAGCTGGTTCGCTGTCAGCGTTTAAAGGTCAAGCATTATTCAGAGTGAGACGGTGGGGTGCGACCTCGTTTCAATCAAACTAGGAAATGACAAACAATATTGGTCATGAAAACTGTGGCTTTAATGTAAACACTACATTCGAGGTGTTTGCGTCACTAACATCCCACAGGAGAAAACACCATTCACTAAAAAGAAGAAATAGCAGCACAGACGTTCACCGAGAAAGAAAGGAAGCCTAACTTATATATTACACAGTATCATAGCAAATATTGTAAAACGGGGACATCTTTACTGCACCTACTTGGCCAGTGAGAGCTGTGCTTTTCTATACAAACCTGGAGGGTGaacaagtttaattttttttatcccAATGCAATTAGAACTAAGAGAAGTCTAAACAGAGTTTCGTTGTTACTGTACAGTTGCACTGTCTCGGAGGACAGTCAGGGTCCATAGTGCGGTTGAAAGACTCCAGGCCTAGTAAAGATGTTGCAAATGCAGGACGTCAGGCTAAAGAGTAACCAAAGCTGAACCAGTATAATCCAAAACATTAACTTGGCTTAACTAATCCGCGTGTTGTACACAACCTCTCCGCAAAatttctttaatttaaaaaaaaagggaaaaataacCTTTTGAAGCTACAAAGCACAAGAAATggatttttttaataatttattattttaGCTTCTACTTTTAAAGACTTGGCTAAAACCAGATCTACAGCGTTCTACTGAAACACACAACCAGCACTCAGTTTTCAGAAGGTTGAATTGACCGTGTAGGAAGGCTGTGTCTCACAAAGGCCAAAGATCATGCTATCTGTACATAAGGGCACCAGGATAGTCCATTATACAGTCTGCAGAAAGAGAGGCTGAGGGAAACTTCCAGCATCCCTTCCCATCACACAAAACACACAAGAGCTTCTTCATGCACACTCTGAGGGCAAGGGAGGAAGAGAAACATTTATCAGGTCACCAACTTGTCGAAGCCATTTCCACAAGCTCACCAAaatggggagggggtgcagtggggggaggggcaggttgGCACTGGTAAGGACAGtcaaagaaataaaaacaaaaaaaaacttctctgGCAAAAATAGACCTTCAAGCTTTTAGTAAACGGaagcccctctcctccctcggtcGGAGTGGAAAGCTCCAAGGCTGTTGCTGTGCTTAACTCAGGGCCGTTCCATTCCACCATGTGAAGAGGGAGGCTCAATGCAGCTGATATGGTGCTGTCCTGTGCGTCCTCAAGTTTCCTAACATATTAGTCAAAGAGCTGCCACGGAACTAAACACTGGAAACTCGGCCTTGTGCTTGGAAGGTGAAGTGGCACACGGATTATGAAGCACGGGCCACGTGTTAAAAACAGGCAGACACGGTACCAATAAAAGGGCTCATCTTCTGGGGGGGttcgattttttttaaaagattgttttttttttacgatTTTTGTAAAATTTTTCTCTTTAAAGCAGATGATCCTGTGAAGTACGGTGTTAACCGTGTACAAGTTCATGATAAGGCTGCGGGTTTCAGGAGTCTAGTTCTGTTGGCAGCTTATGATAACAACTAAAAAGAATTATATACGTTATGCCTTTATTTACCAACTTGCATTCAATAATCATCACCAAATTTGCCTCTAGACAGTAGAGTCAGTATAAGCCGCAGCCTCGGAGATTGTTGGCAATGATGATGTCGGTGACGGCATCGAAGACCACCTGGATGTTGCCAGTATCCGTAGCGCAGGTCAAGTGGCAGTAGATCTCCTTATTGGGAGAGCGGTTCTTGGTCTCAAATTGTGCTTGAACGTAGGCTGCACCATCCTCATAAGTGCTGGGGCCTAAAGGCAAGAGTAGAATGGAACAAAAGCAGCCTTGAGCGCAAGGAAAGGCACAACACACACATCTTGACTTTACACACAACATTGTTGACAAACCATCGATATACTGAGAATTCTCTTCCTTTTCCTGTCCTGTCCTTCATTGGCAAAGTGCAGTGGTTGAATcacaactggacacagtacttatGGTGTAGTTTGATCAGAGCACTAACCAGTTTAAGCATATCTTCCTCTGACTTATACTCTACTGCTTTGACTGTACAGTTCagtattctattggctttgttgattgctgctctcctTTGGTTGGATGTTGAGCTTCAAGTCTAAGGCTGCTGGATCTCTTAACTTCATCCATAGCTATTTCCTGGAGTATTTGCGCCAACCATTTTGTTCTCCTacgtgcagtactttacacttgtcaatataaaatctcatctctcactctcagttagGCCCGATTGCAGAATCCAGCTTCCAAAGAGGTGTTGCTATGGTGATATTGAAATAAATCCTGGGACAGAACGTTTTTATAATCAGCACCTCAAAGTGGCTGTATCTGTAAAAGGTTGACTAAGATGTAGCCACACAAATCCAGTGAACCTCACTCAGCTATAAACATTGATCTCAGCTGCGATGTAAATACAGAGTCATGTTTCAACAGCTGAAATGCCTCTTCAGTGCCATTTAACATGGCAAGGCAGTAAATTACAGGGTTACGTGGCAAACTTAAGGGCCGTTTGATCAACCACACAGCTCTGAAGTGATTTCAGGAATTGTTGACACAAATCTGTGATTCTGTAAACAAATCTGGGAGATGGATAGGGAGGAGTTTAACAGATGTTAGCAGATCTGCATGGTGACTCTGCTATGGTGATTGAGATGCCCAGCAATGTCAAAGCTTTGCACAATGTTTAACAAAAGATCAGGACTCATGGTCAGTCTGACATTATGAGCATCGGTTGTGTACCACAGTCGCACAGCCACATGTAAGTAAGAGAAATGGGAAATTTATTTGTTAAGCAATTTCGCTGTATAAATGGAAGCCATGGCAACAACGAGCTGGGGCTGTATGCTGTATAAATGGAAACCATTGGAACGGTGAGCTGGGGCTGTATGCCGTATAAATGGAAGCCATGGTAACGGTGAACTGGGGCTGTATAAATGGAAGCCATGGTAACGGTGAGGAGTGTTTGACCATCTATAACAACACATTGCAGCAGTTATAAAAAGGTTGGTTTGTGGTGTCAGACTCCCAGTTATATTTCTGTGCATGGCAGACCCAAGCTGCTGTAAGATCTCAGTGTAACATCTGTAAACATGTAGTTTAATTAACCGGTGCAATAAAGCCTACCCAAATCCATAGTAGACACTAGCTATTCACACTGCCTGCCTCAGATTTTCCCCTGGCTGATGGATGTGTTTAGCATCCAATGTTAGTATTACTTTTCCTGGTATGTTCCAGGTAAAACATCTGTGCTGCCCACAGTGGCAATAATGTGGCACTGAGTGTGTGAGCAGCATAGGGTAGGTGGACCTGAGGAATTACTACCCTAATCTTGGTTTTCCACGTTTTTGGAACCAGTGATAAACACAGAGGCAAGTCTTGTTCCtgtgctttttttaaatattAGAACAGTACTTCCCTCATGGCGGGTTCAAGTTGTAGCATCAATGTATAGAATTCTAGTCATGTATTTAAATGACATTGGGAAGGGGATTTGGGCAAAGTATGTGGATTCTGGCAGAACAGCAGTGTGGTGCATTGGAGCCAACATGTAATACCACAGTTAAGACGTTAGGCTCGTAGCCACAATCTCCCGTACCACCAAATCCTAATCACAGCTGTGTTGTGTTAAGCAGATGCCAAGAGGGGAAAGGAAACTTCctccagccaatttcttatccattccaaaGATATTTCCTGAATCTCCACCACTTTGAGCCTAATAGCTTTTCATTGGAacattgtcaaatgccttttggaagtctaggtgTAACAGAGTGTAGGGCTTTCAGCAGTCCACTTCGGATGTCACTGATGAAGAGGGCAACCAGACAGGCCACCAACATTGATGTGCAGGCACACAAGGGATTTCACAATACAGAagccatacacacacaaacacacctaccCCTCGCCACTGAGGATACAATGGCTCAGCTTTCACATTTACAACCCTGATGCCCCCGGCACGGGCAACCCTGACCCCGACGGTACCAGGAAGTGATGTGTACTGGGAAAAGAATCAAATGATGTTCTAGAGTGTTGATTGGACAGCACTGATACTGCTACATGCTGATTGGACAGCCCCTCTGTTGCTATGTCGACTGGACAGCTCTTGTACTGCTACATATTGATTTAAAAACTCCATCGTTACATGTTGACTGGACATTTCCTGCACTGCTTTGATCTTTATTTGATACAGTTTGAGTACTTGGGCTAGTTGCTGATTAACTGCTCCAACTCTTACCCATTTTATTTTCATTCCAACTTCGACGGCAAGTATCTAATGGCACAGTTAGAAAAGTCAAATTGAAGGATTTTGACTTCAGCAGCGTTATGGGTGTGTCACCACCAGATCTTGCTCCTATTTTACAGGCCATTTTCTGTTTGCTGCTGTCATGTTTGCTGCTGTAACTGCCCCTCCACTCCCAGTCATGATCTGTCTCTTCAAAGTAAGCCTCCCTGATTTGAATCCAGTCATACGGTGAAAACCACGCCCAGGATTTTGACATGGAGTCAGTGCGGGTTGAATCatggacgggaaacccagaagtacggatttcccggacgtccttatgattttgatgtaaggaagtctttttttttgttggtttgccatccgacaggctggcctcagtcggacaggagcagagcaaggaagagggcgtgaaaaggtaagtcttagattgtatggattgggggggtggggtgggggtgaagatGAGGTTGGTCATTGGGTGGGTCAGTCATGGAGGGGGATCGGGTGTCAGTCactgaggagggtgggggggtgggatcgGGGATCATTGCAGAGGTCTGCGATtgtttttgggggggaggggggtgtggtcactgcaggtaggcttgttggagcTGGGAGAAGCCATCCTGCTGCTCCAGGACTACAAGCTGTGCcacaaaggcacttacctgctgttttgggccttctcgcctcctctcgtgTGGAGTGAAGGAGAAGACGCGGGAATCCCAGCCCTCAGGGGTTGCAATCGCAAAacctgaaaaatggaggcctgttgCCTCCTTCAGAGGTTTTAGTGACCACCCCGCcttctgggagcgggttggttgcccgctcctcatactgccccagtgaaaaccggaaatgagtaggttggaggtgggtctgaaattgttacaattttcaatgccctcaCGCCACCCGTTTCTcagagttaaaatcctgccccataTGTTTGCTGGAAACCCCCAAGCCTCCACAGTATAGGACACATTGGTCTCAGCATCACGGCAGAATAAAAGGACTGTatgtatttaaaatatatttcttgACACGGACGCATCGTGAAAATAGAAAATAGAACACAGGTCAGAATCAGAGAATTATGGAAATTAAACCTCTGGTGACATAGGTAATTAGGGTACCTCATTACGATTATTTTTTGTAGCCCAGATACATAGGTCTGGGCTTTCTGCTTGGCCAATGCTCTGTTGGAAGTGAGACAGGTAGCCACATAAAAGACAGAATTGTAGATGGGCTTAAAGATGGTCAGAAGCAGATTATTAAAAGATCAATCTACAgaacgaacaaacttgcatttatacagcacctttcacgccctcaagacgtcccaaaacgctttacagtcaatgatgtactttttgaagtgtagtcaatgttgtaatgtagaaaacacgacagccaatttgcatgcagcaaaggcctacaaatagcaatgtgataatgaccggataatctgttttagtgattttggttgagggataaataccggggagaactcccctgttcttctttgaaataatgttgtgggatcttttacatcaacctgagagggcagatggggcctcggtttaacatctcatccaaaagacagcacctccaacagtacagcagaggtgtcagcctagattttgtgttcaagtttaCAGAATCAAGTTGGTATTTGCAGAGGGCGGAAGCCAGTGAAACACAGCAAGATCATCGATGCAATACTAGCAGTGCTAGGAGCAGCAGAGATgtcacttaagaacataagaaataggagcaagagtaggagtaggccacacggcccctcgagcctgcttcactattcaatgagatcatggctgatctctctcaactccactttcgtgctctatcctcctatcccTTAATTCCCATATGCAAAGAAAGCAAAATCAGATCCAGCTGGTCAACAATCGATCATGGGTTGTAAATACTGTGGTAAATTGCGGAGTGTTTGTCCAGCGAATGGCTGAACGTTTAAATGATGTAAGAAAGGAGCCATTTTGCTAAAGTATATGAAGCCAACGAGAAACCATCCTCTTCAGGAAAGAAGAATGAAATAAGAAAGTTCACAGGCTGCTTTTCCGTTCAAGAGTTAAGAATGAATTTTATGATGGATGCGATTCAGACAAGAGGTGACACTGAATGGGTCGTTGATTTAAAGATGGAAACGTTTGTTTTAAGTTGGATGTGGGACATCAATGTAATGTTGTGACACAGTCAGTTTATAAGAAGCGAAGTACTAGTTTGAGCAAATCCAATGCAAAGTTGGTGATGTATTCTGGCCGAAACATCAGGGAAAATATAACGTGGTGTGTGAATATAAAGACAAATACCAAagcgtataatttcaaagtctacaAACTGCAAGTACAGCCACTCCTTGGACTTTGAAAACGTCAACAGTTAGCATTGATCAAAAGAATGAATGCCTAAAGGTGACATAGGGATATGTTGATGTATTTAAAGGCTTGAGATACATAGCAGGAAAGCAGAAACATACATTGAAAGCCAGATACTAAATCAGTCATACATCCAACAAGGAAAGGACCAGACGCAGTTAGTCATAACGCTCATGGCGAGCTAGATAGAATTTAGAAACTTGGTGTAATAAAGTCAAAGAACCGAGTCAATTGGTCAGCAGTATGGTAAGAGTAATCAAACCAAACAGTGAACAAGTGAGAATATGCCTGACTGTAAAGATTTCAATAAAGCCAAAGAAAGAGAACACTATCCACTACAGACCATCCAAGTAGTGTCACAGTCATCAAATGCCAAAATCTTCAGTACGCCTGATGCAAATTGTGGCTATAGGCAAGTCCAATTGGCGGAAGACTCATTGAAGTTGTGAACATTCAATAGTCTTTTTTGGCAGATAAGTGTATATCAGGATGCCCTTTGGGATCACCTCAGCTCTAGAACATTTCTCACTACATAATGTCACAGATGCGCCATGATATCGAAAGGATGGAAGTTATTACAGATGATATCCTGCTGTTGTGGGAGAAAAAATTCAGAGTCATCAGCGAAGCTCCAATTTTTCATTAAACTCACCCCCCTGCTACTTTGTCTCTCTGCACTTGTGTTCCCAAGCCTGGCTGCCTCAGTCACAAAGATGAACTAACAATTTACGTTTGAAGGGACTGGTCTTTGCTTTTTTAGGAAATGATAAATACAAACGGTTTCAACATTATTTTCAACTCCTCAAAACAGTTTTAAACACACATGACTGTGGCATTTAAAGTGTGTTGGGTTTATGCCCAATCAAGAATCCTTCTAAATGGTACAAAGGATGAATGTTTTATAACCATGAACATCATGTTGGACAAGAAGTGATCTTTGAGGCTAGGGTTCAGGCACATACCAGAGTGGTTCACAGATAGCTCTGTATTAACTATGTCTGTATCA of Heptranchias perlo isolate sHepPer1 chromosome 16, sHepPer1.hap1, whole genome shotgun sequence contains these proteins:
- the LOC137333408 gene encoding uncharacterized protein, producing MDLARYQKLSGYSMKILTLRLYKPFLIADPHPPRAHSGPPPTTELTPGPAHPRAHSRPPPTPSSLRTPPTAELAPDPRPPPSSLRAPPTPELTPDPRPPPSSLPTPAHPELTPDPAHPRAHSGPRPPPSSLRTPPTAELAPDPRPPPSSLRTPPTPELTPDPRPPPSSLRTPAQHQAHSRPPPTPSSLRAPPTPELAPDPRPPPSSLRTPPTPELTPGPAQHRAHSRPPPTPSSLRAPPTPELTPDPSPTPSSLPTPAHSELAPDPAHPRARSGPPPTPSSLRTPAHPRAHSGPPPTTELTPDPHPPPSSLRTPPTPELTPDPSPPPSSLPIPAHSELTPDRAHPRAHSGPRPPPSSLQTPAHHRAHSRPPPTPSSLWTPPTPELAPDPHPPRAQSGPSSLQTPPTPELTPDPTHPRAHSGPQPTTELIPDPRPLQAHSRPSPTPSSLRTLHNECAWRTMPAGQEPSDVNGL